Proteins found in one Planococcus citri chromosome 2, ihPlaCitr1.1, whole genome shotgun sequence genomic segment:
- the LOC135835904 gene encoding ATP-dependent RNA helicase DDX18-like, which yields MSKSTLLENIEIPETQFCSNAESFITREQLLGNLKNKVSESLLKDINDFNLTIMPDFQAQAIRYLQKNYNIVISTRSSWNMQLAVALELLESFFITQCTRENRDYVCLNLSCTRDSYQTMLIPPEKRIQSEYPYSSGKWKNCNLWWRATINIASRSKRKPLNYARLSGRVPYSLKDRLRTLPPESFCLVAVEADLSKDSFTRTLLKEIFALLPSVFRQFIIFSVDGQEQYVLRMERMTLERQRVPIYLDILQDITHKSLERRYIVCPSNKKMLLLLSFLKKNINKKIIVVCCSVFMLLAYKGLITRHIRAPLMTISEGQQNVTSRFAQIKRGILLCTPKTARGWDFPRVDWVVHQSHGFCCSILSYIDQIRSVRIVRHEHYISTIGQELFILATEEANTWLETLKQTRFISNKNEISWAPHFYDNWIAFVFENPLQVDILYKFQLLRVILRYFRRRLRCTNSATYYLTENSKTEINSGNSCKQNVYRSMKF from the exons atgtcgaaatctACATTATTGGAAAATATAGAAATACCGGAAACACAATTCT gttctaATGCAGAATCGTTCATAACGCGGGAACAGTTACttggcaatttgaaaaataaagtttccGAAAGCTTATTGAAAGATATTAATGATTTCAATCTAACAATAATGCCAGATTTTCAAGCGCAAGCCATTCGATACCTTCAAAAAAACTATAACATAGTTATATCTACGAGGAGTAGTTGGAACATGCAATTAGCAGTTGCATTAGAATTACTTGAGTCGTTTTTTATAACCCAGTGTACCAGGGAAAATCGGG ATTACGTTTGCTTGAACCTTTCCTGTACTAGGGACAGCTACCAAACAATGCTTATTCCTCCTGAAAAAAGGATACAGTCAGAGTATCCTTACTCCAGTGGAAAGTGGAAGAATTGTAATTTATGGTGGAGAGCGACAATCAACATTGCATCTCGAAGTAAAAGAA AGCCATTAAACTATGCGCGCCTCTCTGGAAGAGTGCCTTACTCACTTAAAGACCGTTTGCGAACATTGCCACCTGAATCATTTTGTTTAGTCGCCGTTGAAGCTGATCTTTCCAAAGATTCGTTCACAAGAACGCTGCTTAAAGAAATTTTCGCTCTTCTGCcca GTGTATTCAggcaatttatcatttttagcgTTGATGGCCAAGAACAGTACGTTCTCCGTATGGAACGCATGACATTGGAACGACAacgtgtacctatttatttagaTATTCTTCAAGATATTACACACAAAAGCTTAGAAAGAC GTTATATCGTCTGtccatcaaataaaaaaatgttgttattgctatcttttttgaagaaaaatatcaataagaAAATAATAGTCGTCTGTTGTTCAGTTTTCATGTTGCTTGCGTACAAAGGACTTATAACACGCCATATCCGTGCTCCACTCATGACCATCTCT GAAGGACAACAAAATGTAACTTCGAGATTTGCGCAAATCAAAAGAGGTATCTTATTATGCACACCAAAAACTGCCAGAGGATGGGATTTCCCTCGTGTCGACTGGGTCGTTCATCAGAGTCACGGTTTTTGTTGTTCCATCCTG AGTTATATTGATCAAATACGAAGTGTGCGTATTGTCAGACATGAACATTATATTAGTACAATCGGACAAGAATTATTTATACTGGCAACGGAAGAAGCTAACACCTGGTTGGAAACTCTGAAACAAACTCGGtttatttcaaacaaaaatgagatttcATGGGCCCcacatttttatgataattgGATCGCTTTTGTG TTCGAAAATCCATTACAAGTTGACATTCTTTACAAATTCCAACTTTTGAGAGTTATCTTAAGATATTTTCGGCGAAGGTTACGTTGTACCAATTCAGCTACCTATTACTTGACTGAAAATTCAAAGACTGAAATCAACTCAGGAAACAGTTGTAAGCAAAACGTGTATAGAAGTATgaagttttag
- the LOC135835906 gene encoding dolichol-phosphate mannosyltransferase subunit 1-like — protein sequence MSSKYSILLPTYNEKENLPIIVWMIVKYMTANDYSFEIIIIDDGSPDGTLEVAKKLQKIYGEDIIVLRPRKEKLGLGTAYKHGIKHATGNFIIIMDADLSHHPKYIPQFIAKQQTDNADIVTGTRYVGNGGVNGWDFRRKLISCGANFLTQFLLRPGVSDLTGSFRLYKKPVLEKLIQNCVSKGYVFQMEMIVRARQNNYTISEVPIAFVDRLYGESKLGASEIVQFVKGLLYLFATT from the coding sequence ATGTCTTCTAAATACTCGATTCTACTACCAACCTACAACGAAAAAGAAAACCTGCCAATAATAGTATGGATGATCGTGAAGTACATGACAGCCAACGACTACAGCTTTGAAATAATCATCATCGACGACGGTAGCCCAGATGGAACTCTCgaagtggccaaaaaattacaaaaaatctacGGCGAAGATATCATCGTGCTTCGACCTCGTAAGGAAAAACTCGGCCTGGGTACAGCTTACAAACACGGTATAAAACACGCCACCGGAAACTTCATCATAATCATGGACGCTGATTTATCTCATCATCCAAAATACATTCCTCAATTCATCGCTAAACAACAAACCGACAACGCTGATATTGTAACCGGTACCAGGTACGTCGGCAACGGTGGCGTCAACGGTTGGGATTTTCGTCGAAAGTTGATCAGTTGTGGCGCTAATTTTCTTACCCAGTTTCTACTTCGACCCGGAGTATCCGATCTCACCGGAAGTTTTCGATTATACAAGAAGCCCGTTTTGGAGAAACTGATACAAAATTGCGTCTCGAAGGGATACGTTTTTCAAATGGAGATGATCGTTAGAGCTAGACAGAATAATTATACTATTAGTGAAGTACCTATCGCTTTCGTTGATCGATTATACGGCGAATCGAAGCTCGGAGCTTCGGAAATCGTGCAATTTGTTAAAGGACTGTTGTATTTATTCGCTACTACTTAA
- the Naglu gene encoding alpha-N-acetylglucosaminidase: MRNIILFLFSIVSLLCWNSCSSFEEFTEHKIQKNAVDGLIKRLIGEEKSKLFNITIHKQNVAKKDTFSVNKIQNIIQISATSGVAAAYGFHYYLKNYCKAHVSWDYDQLKIPTILPDVDVGLISMDKFRYYQNVVVYSYSYAWWTWERWEREIDWMALNGMNLALAFTGQETIWLNIYKQMNMTQNEINEHFSGSWFLAWNRMGNLRGWGGNLTKKWHENSLDLQRKILKRMRSLGIIPILPAFCGHLPRAFERLYPHVRMTKLLPWVHFEDEYCCPFLLDPKEKLFRELGEKFMFELKKQFGLTHYYNCDTFNEMINPFEDVKNLSTFSSAVFDAMVKVDENATWILQGWLFVDNETYWTRERAQNYLSGVPNDRMIVLDLQSETAPQYLRLNSYFGKPFIWCMLHNFGGNLGMHGSFDIVNERVIEARNAPNSTMIGTGITPEGINQNYVIYDFMTESSWRNSTIDTDEWVEKYSERRYVLNNNNLKFAWKLLKNSVYNYKLPERLHGSGYIVCRRPSLRLKPLIWYNVSDVLNAWDLFLNTSNVVKYEELNDNYLYDLIDVTRQALQLLFDQTYLTLMDNYSKRDINLFEDTARQLLEILVDFERILSTNSKFMLGAWLNSIEVSAMNSSLDVQSSINYAKNQITLWGPKGEILDYATRQWSGVVIDYYYPRWALFFHYLSISIRTKTKFNKKKFNDIVFEAVEDPFCKSNKTYPVKPESDTLSIAKIIHVKWRNLFKII, from the coding sequence AtgagaaatattattttatttttgttctccATCGTATCATTACTTTGTTGGAACTCCTGCTcgagttttgaagaatttacggaacataaaattcagaaaaatgccGTCGATGGTCTAATTAAACGCCTAATAGGCGAAGAAAAAAGCAAACTGTTCAATATAACCATACACAAGCAAAACGTCGCCAAAAAAGACACATTTTCTGTAAACAAAATCCAGAatataattcaaatttcagcaacTAGTGGTGTAGCTGCAGCCTACggttttcattattatttaaaaaattattgcaaagcTCACGTATCCTGGGACTACGACCAACTGAAAATACCAACGATATTACCAGACGTCGACGTAGGCCTAATATCGATGGATAAATTTCGTTACTATCAAAACGTCGTCGTTTACAGCTACAGTTACGCGTGGTGGACATGGGAAAGATGGGAACGTGAAATAGATTGGATGGCTTTGAATGGTATGAACCTAGCTCTAGCTTTTACCGGACAAGAGACGATCTGGTTAAATATTTATAAACAAATGAACATGACGCAGAATGAAATAAACGAGCATTTTTCCGGATCGTGGTTTCTAGCGTGGAATAGAATGGGTAATCTGCGTGGTTGGGGaggaaatttgacgaaaaaatggcACGAGAATTCGCTCgatttacaaagaaaaattcttaaaagaaTGAGATCTCTAGGCATTATACCTATCTTACCGGCGTTTTGTGGTCATTTGCCTAGAGCCTTTGAGCGATTATATCCTCACGTTAGGATGACCAAGTTACTTCCTTGGGTTCATTTTGAAGATGAATATTGTTGCCCTTTTTTATTAGATCCGAAAGAAAAACTATTTCGAGAATTgggtgaaaaattcatgttCGAGCTCAAAAAACAGTTCGGACTGACACATTATTACAACTGCGATACGTTTAACGAAATGATTAATCCTTTCGAGGATGTTAAAAATTTATCCACGTTTTCCTCGGCGGTTTTCGATGCTATGGTGAAAGTGGATGAGAACGCGACTTGGATTTTACAAGGATGGCTGTTCGTTGATAATGAAACGTATTGGACCAGAGAAAGGGCTCAAAATTACCTTTCAGGCGTTCCAAATGACCGAATGATTGTTTTAGATTTACAATCAGAAACTGCTCCGCAATACTTGCGTTTAAATTCATACTTCGGTAAACCTTTCATCTGGTGTATGTTGCATAATTTTGGTGGAAATCTCGGAATGCATGGGTCATTTGATATAGTTAATGAAAGAGTAATTGAAGCTCGAAATGCACCCAATAGTACCATGATAGGTACCGGAATCACTCCTGAAGGTATCAATCAAAATTACGTGATTTATGATTTCATGACAGAATCATCATGGCGTAATAGCACTATCGATACTGACGAATGGGTTGAAAAGTACAGCGAGAGACGCTAtgttttgaataataataatttaaaattcgcttggaaattattgaaaaatagcgtTTATAATTACAAACTTCCAGAGAGATTACACGGAAGTGGGTATATTGTGTGCAGGAGACCATCCCTTCGTTTGAAACCTTTAATTTGGTATAATGTTAGCGATGTTTTGAACGCttgggatttatttttgaacaccTCTAATGTTGTAAAATACGAAGAATTGAATGATAATTATCTATACGATTTAATCGATGTTACCAGACAAGCTTTACAATTACTTTTTGATCAAACTTACCTAACATTAATGGATAATTATTCTAAACGAGATATAAACCTATTTGAAGACACAGCGAGACAATTATTAGAAATTCTAGTCGATTTTGAAAGAATACTTTCTACAAACAGTAAATTCATGTTAGGAGCTTGGCTCAATAGTATCGAAGTATCGGCAATGAATTCTTCTTTAGATGTTCAGTCTTcaattaattatgccaaaaatcaaattacgtTGTGGGGTCCAAAAGGAGAAATATTGGATTACGCAACTAGGCAATGGAGCGGCGTTGTGATAGATTATTATTACCCTAGATGggcgttattttttcattatttatcaaTTAGTATTAGAACGAAGACAAAATTCAACAAGAAAAAGTTCAACGATATAGTTTTTGAAGCGGTTGAAGATCCGTTTTGTAAGAGTAATAAAACTTATCCGGTGAAGCCCGAGTCGGATACGTTGAGTATTGCGAAAATAATTCATGTAAAATGGAGAaaccttttcaaaataatttaa
- the LOC135835903 gene encoding WASH complex subunit 2-like — MFGGYSYGKRHLGKVIPTQDRVITIGNPPPHPTIFVGPVTVAELKKRMEIDAKKLEKKMQQRKCLGEKNQNEMMDFSENVLTCAPGDKENVPCGETAASFAPPDNYSFSSKDSSNCSNHTYTLDNSDQKSPSHNLNSTYDKFDETEDFNLQIEITQNLTSIQERKSVNKSMFRNYRQNRADSMASDIHMHVDKTADISQLTDASNMNCTNRSVLLSFNNLKLDDECGNITNTSMKAYKDSPVAKILMDDKFCRDGRSPTRNKSRNSTPARKNASSNAERQPSAPNTPKSSVRKSVSKHEDIPATPATTPIRKSISKNKVEKSSTPKSTPARKSLFESTQGGASATPKSTPTRKSLFDAPKSTPTRKSILKNTAEMFDAPKSTPARKSILKNKDDSILKQSTATLRTSSSSKRKFSHVFDDDLLNTSTQNSPAIRKSLLLLDEDLLNTSTQNSPLIRKSLLLNKENISVRKTPGKMSATLITDLKPENCLINSSFRDSTDNSTNRSTPDVFHKIPNEMWKSHLENVPEKTSTTPFKSKLPQLKKTPKKYDHVKSPVSKYIYRGEGIKSMSKLRHSSCVNELVAKSKSETKKEHSESKNKPCKIPQRCTSVQRKLDLPKMKKGEISNPSVVSRTSSFRN; from the exons ATGTTCGGAGGGTATTCTTACGGAAA ACGACACTTGGGGAAAGTTATACCAACCCAGGACCGTGTGATAACGATCGGTAATCCTCCACCACATCCAACCATTTTTGTTGGGCCTGTTACTGTGGCAGAATTGAAGAAACGAATGGAAATTGATGCTAAAAAACTCGA GAAAAAGATGCAGCAAAGAAAATGCTTGGGTGAAAAGAATCAGAACGAAATGATGG atttctcCGAAAACGTACTTACCTGCGCACCTGGTGACAAAGAAAATGTCCCATGTGGTGAAACTGCCGCCTCTTTCGCTCCACCTGATAATTATTCGTTCAGCTCTAAAGATAGCAGTAATTGTTCTAATCATACGTACACGTTAGATAATTCGGACCAAAAATCGCCATCTCATAATTTAAACAGTACCTAcgataaatttgatgaaactgaAGACTTCAATCTACAAATCGAAATCACTCAGAACCTTACATCTATTCAGGAAAGGAAATCGGTGAATAAATCAATGTTTCGAAACTATCGTCAGAACCGTGCAGATTCCATGGCATCCGACATCCATATGCATGTGGATAAAACCGCCGATATTTCGCAGCTTACCGATGCGTCGAATATGAATTGTACGAATAGATCGGTTTTGCTTTCGTTTAACAATTTAAAACTGGACGACGAATGCGGTAATATCACAAATACGTCTATGAAAGCGTACAAAGATTCGCCCGTTGCTAAGATCTTAATGGATGATAAATTTTGCCGCGATGGTCGTAGTCCGACGAGAAACAAAAGTAGAAACAGTACCCCGGCTCGTAAAAACGCATCTTCGAATGCCGAAAGGCAACCAAGTGCACCTAATACACCAAAGTCCTCCGTTCGCAAATCAGTCTCTAAACACGAAGATATACCAGCAACACCGGCGACAACTCCAATTCGTAAATCCATCTCCAAGAACAAAGTAGAAAAATCTTCCACTCCGAAGTCAACGCCGGCTCGTAAATCTCTCTTCGAGAGCACACAAGGAGGTGCGTCCGCTACTCCGAAGTCAACTCCGACTCGTAAATCTCTTTTCGACGCTCCGAAGTCTACACCTACTCGTAAATCTATCCTCAAAAACACAGCAGAGATGTTCGATGCTCCAAAGTCAACACCAGCACGTAAATCTATCCTCAAGAATAAGGACGATAGTATATTAAAGCAGTCTACTGCAACACTAAGAACCAGTTCTTCCTCTAAAAGGAAATTTTCCCACGTGTTTGACGACGATTTGTTGAATACATCTACGCAAAATTCGCCGGCGATTCGTAAATCGTTATTATTGCTCGATGAAGATTTGTTAAATACATCGACTCAAAATTCGCCGTTGATACGTAAATCGTTATTATTGAACAAAGAGAACATCTCTGTGCGCAAAACACCGGGTAAAATGTCAGCTACGTTGATAACAGACCTGAAACCGGAGAACTGCTTGATTAACAGTTCATTCCGCGATTCGACCGACAACTCTACTAATCGAAGTACGCCCGATGTATTTCATAAAATTCCCAACGAAATGTGGAAATCGCACCTCGAAAATGTGCCTGAAAAGACATCTACGACGCCGTTCAAATCTAAATTACCTCAATTGAAGAAGACGccgaaaaaatacgatcatGTGAAGAGTCCAGTTAGTAAATATATCTATCGCGGAGAAGGAATAAAATCCATGTCGAAACTCCGTCATTCTTCTTGCGTTAATGAGTTAGTTGCGAAATCGAAATCCGAGACCAAGAAAGAACATTCGGAAAGTAAAAATAAACCTTGTAAAATACCTCAACGTTGTACCAGTGTGCAAAGAAAGTTGGATCTTCCGAAG atGAAGAAGGGTGAGATTTCCAACCCTTCTGTCGTTTCCAGAACATCTTCCTTTCGTAACTGA